In the Brockia lithotrophica genome, ACGAGGCTCTGGTCTTTTGCCATCTTGATCGTGATCGGTTGAAACTCCGCGAGCCACGTCGCACAGCACACGGGAAGGCCGCAAGGACCCAATCCCCCGTGCATCTTGGCCTCGTCGCGGACGCCGATCTGGCGAAGTTCGATGCGCGTGCGGAAAATGCTCGCCAGGTCCCGGACGAGCGCGCGGAAGTCCACCCTGCCCTCTGCCGTAAAGTAAAAGATGAGCTTGGCGCGGTCGAAGGTGTACTCCGCGTCTACGAGCTTCATGGGCAACCTGTGTGCTTGAATCCTTTCGGCGCATAGAGGAAGGGCCCGCTCTGCGTCTTGCTGGTTGAGGGCGACGATGGCGAGGTCTTCCGCCGAAGCGAGGCGGAGGACTTTTTTCAGGGGTTGGACCACGTCCTCGCCGCCGACTTCGCGGGGAGGCACGGCCACCTTGCCGAACTCGATCCCCCGGATCGTCTCTACGATCACACCCGTCCCCGGACGAAAGAGGGTCTCGGCTTCCGAGGCGGGCATACCCGGATCAAAGTAGTAAATCTTTCCCGCGCGGCGAAAGCGCACGCCTACGACAAGCACGAGTCTCACCTTATTTCAAGCCGACGAGGGCCGCCTTGAAGGCGAGGGCGGTCCGCGTGGCGGAATACGTACGGAACTTCGCAATCACCATCTCGAGCGAAGCATAAAGGTCCGCGCGCGAGCGCGTGGATCCGCAACTTGCCAAGGATACGCCGAGCTCGGACAGCGCGCTCTCTCCCGACACACCTACGGATTGCCGCAGGAGTTCTCCCAAAAGAAGCACGGCATAGGCCAAAGCAAAGACGGCACCTTCTTTGCCGTATTGGCCCAACACCCGCTCCGCCCACAGCAGGCGCTCTCCCGCAGAGGGGGGA is a window encoding:
- a CDS encoding Signal peptidase-like protein yields the protein MLVVGVRFRRAGKIYYFDPGMPASEAETLFRPGTGVIVETIRGIEFGKVAVPPREVGGEDVVQPLKKVLRLASAEDLAIVALNQQDAERALPLCAERIQAHRLPMKLVDAEYTFDRAKLIFYFTAEGRVDFRALVRDLASIFRTRIELRQIGVRDEAKMHGGLGPCGLPVCCATWLAEFQPITIKMAKDQSLVLNPSKISGLCGRLMCCLRYEHEQYEAVRETLPIVGEEILTPLGEGEVVEVGEEGRVVVARLRDGRTQAFSWESLLEFWNSQLQ